In Candidatus Nitrosocosmicus arcticus, the following proteins share a genomic window:
- a CDS encoding polyprenyl synthetase family protein yields the protein MNERDFQVNPFVERFNDYINKINESLSREIESYSWSEFYLPLKYACHGGKRIRPLILNLAAETINNDNISSLNSKSRENIFAVSSAIELLHTESVIHDDIIDSDNIRRGLPSFHVKYGYNASILTADFILGIILNISAKTNNNRVTQELSTASIKMSEGEMLELRLVKNHKISQEEYITVIENKTASLFEASAKIGAILANGNEDQINALANFGRLLGIAYQIHDDLIDYNNEERLFNILVKQNDEDNIFIEIMENTYLNYSQLAKKELDGIESNHHSKKILQDLTNLGSFS from the coding sequence TTGAATGAAAGAGACTTTCAGGTAAATCCGTTTGTTGAAAGGTTTAATGATTATATTAATAAAATCAATGAATCCTTATCGAGAGAGATAGAGTCTTATTCTTGGTCAGAATTTTATCTTCCTCTTAAATATGCTTGTCATGGTGGTAAAAGAATCAGACCACTAATTTTGAATCTAGCAGCCGAAACCATTAACAATGACAATATTAGCTCTCTAAACTCAAAGTCTAGGGAAAATATATTTGCTGTTTCTTCAGCAATCGAATTACTACATACAGAATCAGTGATACACGATGATATTATTGACTCAGATAACATTAGAAGAGGCCTACCTTCTTTTCATGTAAAATACGGTTATAATGCAAGTATTCTTACAGCAGATTTCATTTTAGGCATCATATTAAATATAAGTGCCAAAACTAATAACAATCGCGTTACCCAAGAACTATCTACAGCATCAATTAAGATGAGCGAAGGTGAAATGCTTGAATTACGATTAGTTAAGAATCATAAGATATCTCAAGAGGAATATATCACTGTCATTGAAAATAAAACGGCATCATTGTTTGAGGCTTCGGCTAAAATCGGTGCAATATTAGCAAATGGGAACGAAGATCAAATTAATGCTCTTGCAAATTTCGGACGCCTTCTGGGTATCGCTTATCAGATCCATGATGATTTGATTGATTATAACAATGAAGAACGGTTATTCAATATACTTGTCAAGCAGAATGACGAGGATAATATATTTATTGAAATAATGGAGAACACTTATCTTAATTATTCACAGCTTGCTAAGAAAGAGCTCGACGGCATAGAAAGCAATCATCATTCCAAAAAAATACTGCAGGATTTGACCAATCTTGGTTCATTTTCTTAA
- a CDS encoding tRNA (adenine-N1)-methyltransferase, producing the protein MIISEGSFVLFFFNSDKKWLIRIENEKKLHTHLGIIDAGSTIGLEYGSHIMTNKDKKIFLLPPNTYDFVMKSQRTTQIVYPKDYGYIAARTGLRNGSKILEIGTGSAALSTFLASIVMPQGHVYTFDVNEDFMSIAKKNLEKSGMDAYVTQEIYEPAKIDQIHDVDLVIIDLGDPWNYLDVIHPSMKSGASVVCICPTMNQLENLATHFFHGGFIDSDCVETFIRKIEAREGKTRPSMRMIGHTTYLGFARKVLK; encoded by the coding sequence TTGATAATATCAGAAGGCTCTTTTGTCCTATTTTTTTTTAACAGTGATAAAAAATGGCTCATACGTATTGAAAATGAAAAGAAATTACATACCCATCTTGGGATTATCGATGCAGGTTCAACGATTGGCCTAGAATATGGTTCTCACATCATGACGAATAAGGATAAAAAAATTTTCCTTTTACCTCCTAATACATATGATTTCGTAATGAAATCCCAGAGAACTACCCAAATTGTATACCCAAAGGACTATGGGTATATTGCTGCAAGGACAGGGCTGAGAAACGGCTCCAAAATATTAGAGATTGGAACTGGAAGTGCTGCTCTATCTACCTTTCTTGCAAGTATAGTCATGCCGCAAGGGCACGTTTATACATTTGATGTTAATGAGGATTTCATGTCCATAGCAAAGAAGAATCTGGAAAAATCTGGGATGGATGCATATGTTACTCAGGAAATATATGAACCAGCGAAAATAGATCAAATCCATGACGTTGATCTGGTGATTATCGATCTTGGTGATCCTTGGAATTATTTGGATGTTATTCATCCATCCATGAAGAGCGGTGCATCAGTAGTGTGTATATGCCCCACAATGAATCAATTGGAAAACTTGGCAACCCATTTTTTCCATGGTGGTTTTATTGATTCAGATTGTGTAGAGACATTTATTAGAAAAATAGAGGCCAGAGAAGGTAAAACCCGCCCTTCTATGAGAATGATTGGACATACTACGTATTTAGGTTTTGCAAGAAAAGTTTTAAAATAG
- a CDS encoding metallophosphoesterase, protein MIEDINTNKCRCFPLYPHPILLIETPGSKKFLAISDVHIGLEDKIRRNGVLIDSRKNTDELIKLLTNICLETGVKELIILGDLKASIRVITRTEWDNVPYFMESLSKLFNIYLIPGNHDGNIKQLLPENVNIMRSQGMQINNILFTHGHTLPRIGINVEKIIVGHLHPIIQKEGSILQGNKIWVKIRLIKKDALRSKHNQNTRNIELIIMPHFNNILDYYSKVNRNISGTTGKSRLPLLDKLINKLNWSIDKAFLFSLDGSIIGLEEDLAGLLY, encoded by the coding sequence ATGATAGAAGATATAAATACTAATAAATGTAGATGTTTCCCGCTTTACCCTCATCCCATACTATTGATAGAAACCCCGGGTTCCAAAAAATTCCTAGCCATTTCCGATGTGCATATTGGATTGGAAGACAAAATAAGAAGAAATGGTGTATTAATTGATTCAAGAAAAAATACCGATGAATTAATAAAGCTATTAACCAACATTTGTTTGGAAACCGGTGTCAAGGAATTGATCATCCTTGGTGATTTGAAAGCATCGATAAGAGTTATAACGAGAACAGAATGGGATAACGTTCCTTATTTTATGGAATCATTAAGTAAATTATTCAATATTTATCTTATTCCAGGCAATCATGATGGTAATATTAAGCAATTATTACCAGAAAACGTTAATATAATGCGTTCACAGGGGATGCAAATCAATAACATATTGTTTACACATGGCCATACCCTCCCTCGAATTGGAATTAATGTAGAAAAGATTATTGTAGGACATTTGCATCCAATAATCCAAAAAGAAGGAAGTATTTTACAGGGTAACAAAATTTGGGTAAAAATCCGTCTAATTAAAAAGGATGCTTTGAGGAGCAAACACAATCAAAATACGAGAAATATAGAACTGATTATTATGCCTCATTTCAACAACATTTTAGACTACTATAGTAAAGTAAACAGGAACATATCGGGGACAACAGGAAAATCTAGATTACCATTACTAGATAAGTTGATAAATAAGCTAAACTGGTCAATAGACAAAGCGTTTTTGTTTTCCCTGGATGGATCGATCATTGGTTTGGAAGAAGATTTAGCAGGATTGCTTTACTAG
- the carA gene encoding glutamine-hydrolyzing carbamoyl-phosphate synthase small subunit — translation MTDYKAKLILDDGSIFEGNGFGFPTSASGEIVFNTGMVGYTETLSDPSYRGQILCFTYPSIGNYGVPSQKELDEFGLPKYFESDRIQTRGIIVNNLSNVSSHWSCKKTLDQWLYDEKIPGISDVDTRELTKKIRSNGVMNAKIVMDGSEYRNNERFDYDSYNFMPEVSINQPTYYGKESSAPKVVLIDTGTKFSIIRNLLRIGFQVVRMPWDTSIDQILAHNPAGVVLSNGPGDPIVCKQTIETASELIERSIPTLGICLGNQILALAGGAKTHKLKFGHRGQNKSCLDLESNHTIITSQNHGYGIELDSLEKTDFEIWFKNIDDHTVEGIKHSEKPVIAVQFHPEASPGPDDCLYIFDKFKDLVKTHGIVAS, via the coding sequence ATTACTGATTATAAAGCAAAACTAATTCTTGATGATGGTTCTATTTTTGAAGGTAATGGGTTTGGATTTCCAACAAGTGCATCTGGAGAAATAGTGTTCAATACTGGTATGGTCGGTTATACTGAAACACTTAGTGACCCATCATATAGAGGACAAATATTGTGCTTTACGTATCCTTCCATTGGTAATTATGGCGTTCCATCTCAGAAGGAATTAGACGAATTTGGTTTACCAAAATATTTTGAATCTGATAGAATTCAAACAAGAGGAATAATAGTTAATAATCTATCAAATGTGTCAAGTCATTGGTCTTGTAAAAAGACTCTGGATCAATGGCTGTATGACGAGAAAATTCCAGGAATCAGCGATGTGGATACCAGAGAATTGACAAAAAAGATCAGATCGAATGGTGTCATGAACGCGAAAATTGTGATGGATGGGTCTGAATACCGGAATAATGAACGTTTTGACTATGATTCTTATAATTTTATGCCTGAGGTTTCAATTAATCAGCCTACTTATTATGGAAAAGAGTCGTCAGCTCCAAAAGTCGTATTAATTGATACGGGAACAAAATTTAGTATCATAAGAAATCTTTTAAGAATTGGATTCCAGGTAGTGAGAATGCCTTGGGACACATCAATCGATCAAATATTGGCTCATAACCCGGCAGGTGTTGTTTTAAGCAACGGCCCTGGGGACCCGATAGTTTGTAAGCAGACTATAGAGACTGCTTCTGAGTTAATCGAGCGATCCATCCCTACATTAGGCATATGTTTAGGCAACCAAATTCTCGCTTTGGCTGGAGGTGCTAAAACACATAAGTTAAAATTTGGACACAGGGGTCAAAACAAAAGCTGTCTGGACTTGGAGTCGAATCATACGATAATAACAAGTCAAAACCATGGATATGGTATAGAATTAGATAGTTTGGAGAAGACTGATTTTGAAATATGGTTTAAAAATATTGATGATCACACAGTTGAAGGCATTAAACATTCTGAGAAGCCAGTTATAGCGGTACAATTTCATCCGGAAGCTTCACCTGGACCTGATGACTGCTTGTACATCTTTGATAAGTTTAAAGATCTAGTAAAGACTCATGGAATTGTGGCATCATAG
- a CDS encoding glycosyltransferase — translation MVEISILINILLSVIMLGSFGIWIYLFLVLRRSFDLSPKIYSDDSLDVEKEIISVIIPARNEEKYIQQCIQSLLDQNMKNYELLLIDDNSTDSTLGLMENFSQDPRVRIFKAGEKPSGWVGKNWPCYIGYQNSKGKYLLFTDADTIHSNRSVRDSLGTLIKQKLDVLTAVPKLKYPNLIVKMVLPVLSVFMFSRYSPMRVNDPNISIGYLFGSFFVITRECYERVGTHAAVKSEIVEDGALGKKLKEEGHKLKMFRGENLLEAYWARDFNTLWNSLKRLIIPLYFTDRLNSILMTIGIFFLMAFPFLSLTYCLVAYYDFTAVTDISSNILILFSILSVLSIYATNFYQLKKAKTHKAIYFLGTPIGCFVVSLSFVWSILTSEKNAKIKWRDREYNYSKGINC, via the coding sequence ATGGTGGAAATTTCCATATTAATTAATATATTATTATCCGTAATCATGTTAGGCTCGTTTGGAATATGGATTTATCTCTTTCTAGTATTAAGAAGATCATTTGATTTATCCCCAAAAATATATTCAGATGATAGTTTAGATGTTGAGAAGGAAATAATTAGTGTAATAATTCCCGCTAGAAATGAAGAAAAATATATTCAACAATGTATTCAAAGTCTTCTTGATCAGAACATGAAAAACTATGAATTATTACTTATAGACGATAATTCAACTGATTCTACTTTGGGCTTGATGGAAAATTTTAGTCAAGATCCTAGAGTTAGAATATTCAAAGCAGGGGAAAAGCCGTCAGGTTGGGTTGGAAAAAACTGGCCGTGTTACATTGGCTATCAAAATTCAAAAGGTAAATACCTACTGTTTACCGACGCTGATACGATCCATTCAAACAGGAGTGTTCGGGATTCATTAGGTACTCTGATCAAGCAAAAGTTGGATGTCCTTACCGCAGTTCCAAAGTTGAAATATCCAAACTTAATCGTAAAAATGGTATTGCCGGTATTATCTGTTTTCATGTTTTCTAGATACTCTCCTATGAGAGTAAATGATCCTAATATCAGTATTGGATATTTGTTTGGTAGCTTTTTTGTAATTACGAGAGAGTGCTATGAAAGAGTAGGTACTCATGCTGCGGTCAAATCAGAAATAGTTGAAGACGGAGCTTTGGGTAAAAAATTGAAGGAAGAAGGCCATAAATTAAAAATGTTCCGTGGTGAAAATTTATTAGAGGCCTACTGGGCACGTGATTTTAACACCTTGTGGAATTCATTGAAGAGATTGATTATTCCTTTATACTTTACTGACCGTTTAAACTCGATCCTTATGACCATTGGGATATTCTTTTTAATGGCCTTTCCATTCCTGAGCCTCACATATTGCTTAGTTGCTTACTATGACTTCACTGCAGTAACTGATATCTCATCTAATATTTTGATCTTATTTTCGATCCTGAGCGTACTGAGTATATACGCAACAAATTTTTATCAATTGAAAAAAGCCAAAACTCACAAAGCGATTTACTTTCTAGGTACCCCAATTGGATGCTTTGTTGTGTCTCTCTCATTTGTCTGGTCTATATTGACCTCAGAAAAGAATGCAAAGATAAAGTGGAGAGATAGGGAATATAATTATAGTAAGGGCATTAATTGCTAA
- a CDS encoding DUF4573 domain-containing protein translates to MLKIKINKHTFSLFLLVISTFFISQSYNTATSFAQTESGSASGETQSSTESILVCEFVQFCSNPVESSRNDNETSVISPVTAESEAQTTAESEAQTTAESEAQTTPDSSDVLPDVTSNISLIMTPDLPGSVAEEDSQNPINQDLSGANETLQISLNATDNNQMVVPENATVITPDAPIPFETTGENISMTIQNNNDTITTGNKSNNQSEFVNTIPLNNLTMSIDDSNKSQDSPLEVTIDSLGANETIDSLGANETIDSLGANETIDSLGANETIDSLGANETIDSLGANETIDSLGANETIDSLGANETIDSLGANETIILDTPVQNENQSTASNEITSSATPNEGQQDNTSNANDIQSSSSPSTENQTTPTSFLDPIINPFKELFGLK, encoded by the coding sequence ATGCTAAAAATTAAGATCAATAAACATACATTTAGTTTATTTTTACTCGTAATTTCAACATTCTTTATATCTCAAAGTTACAATACAGCAACTTCATTTGCTCAAACGGAGTCAGGTTCAGCCAGCGGAGAAACTCAGAGTTCAACCGAATCAATACTAGTTTGCGAATTTGTGCAATTTTGTTCTAACCCGGTAGAATCGAGTAGGAACGACAATGAGACATCCGTTATTTCTCCAGTTACAGCAGAGAGTGAAGCTCAAACAACAGCAGAGAGTGAAGCTCAAACAACAGCAGAGAGTGAAGCTCAAACAACACCTGATTCATCAGACGTTTTACCAGATGTTACCTCGAATATCTCATTAATAATGACGCCCGATTTACCGGGTAGCGTGGCAGAGGAAGATTCCCAGAACCCGATTAATCAAGATTTATCAGGTGCTAATGAAACTCTTCAGATCTCACTTAATGCTACTGATAATAACCAAATGGTAGTACCTGAAAATGCGACGGTAATTACCCCGGATGCTCCAATACCATTTGAAACCACAGGTGAAAACATTTCGATGACAATTCAAAATAACAATGATACTATCACTACCGGCAATAAATCCAATAATCAAAGTGAGTTTGTAAATACAATTCCTCTCAATAATTTAACAATGTCAATTGACGATAGTAATAAGTCTCAAGACTCCCCCTTGGAGGTAACCATTGATTCTTTAGGTGCAAATGAGACCATTGATTCTTTAGGTGCAAATGAGACCATTGATTCTTTAGGTGCAAATGAGACCATTGATTCTTTAGGTGCAAATGAGACCATTGATTCTTTAGGTGCAAATGAGACCATTGATTCTTTAGGTGCAAATGAGACCATTGATTCTTTAGGTGCAAATGAGACCATTGATTCTTTAGGTGCAAATGAGACCATTGATTCTTTAGGTGCAAATGAGACCATTATACTAGACACACCTGTACAAAATGAAAATCAAAGTACTGCATCAAATGAAATCACAAGCTCAGCCACTCCAAACGAAGGCCAACAGGACAACACATCAAATGCCAATGACATCCAGTCAAGCTCCAGTCCCAGTACTGAAAATCAAACTACACCCACCTCATTCTTGGATCCGATAATTAATCCATTTAAGGAACTTTTTGGACTAAAATAG
- the metG gene encoding methionine--tRNA ligase subunit beta, with product MSETENKITFEEFRKVELKVGRILSAENLPGYKKILRIIVDLGGEEREIMSGLAKHYQPEEIVNKNVIVCTNLEPRKFGDQVSDGMILAASNDNGRPILLTVVEDTNPGSQIT from the coding sequence ATGAGCGAAACCGAGAATAAAATAACATTCGAGGAATTCCGCAAAGTGGAGCTTAAGGTTGGTAGAATTTTAAGCGCGGAAAATTTGCCAGGTTATAAGAAAATATTGAGGATAATAGTTGATCTGGGCGGTGAGGAAAGAGAAATAATGTCTGGACTGGCCAAACACTACCAACCAGAAGAAATAGTAAATAAAAATGTTATAGTTTGTACCAACTTAGAGCCCAGAAAATTTGGAGATCAAGTCTCGGATGGTATGATACTGGCTGCCTCAAACGATAATGGTAGACCCATTTTATTAACAGTTGTTGAGGACACAAATCCTGGCTCTCAAATTACCTAA
- the purD gene encoding phosphoribosylamine--glycine ligase: MHDYEDVLIVGSGGREHALGWKISQSKKVKKVIYANGNGGTAENIQISPTEIDKLAQYANENRLFTVVGPEVPLSLGIVDMFNSYDLPIFGPTKSAARLETSKEFSKQFMNSHSIPTSEFKVFTDAGKATDYVERIDFNAVIKADGLAAGKGVFVSNNKTEAMDAIDQLLNKKIFGQASEKIIVERKITGEEVSLMAICDGGSFVIMDPCRDHKRIFDDDLGPNTGGMGSYSPVPEITENDLNYISDKVFKPVIHGMKGGGSPYSGFLYAGLMIEKHTGKPFVLEFNARMGDPECQPLMMRMQSDLFEYIKAAEKQSLDSMPPFEWKDKFSTCVIMTSKGYPDKYETGYAIKGLNESPDNDLMIFHSGTKLNQANELVTSGGRVLGITSLGKSIDEAMNKSYEKVREISWGDNQQHYRTDIGRKGLEV; this comes from the coding sequence ATGCATGATTATGAGGATGTACTAATCGTAGGTTCGGGTGGTAGAGAACATGCTTTGGGTTGGAAGATTTCTCAAAGTAAAAAAGTAAAAAAGGTAATATATGCAAATGGCAACGGTGGGACTGCGGAGAATATTCAGATATCACCTACTGAAATAGACAAATTAGCACAATATGCTAACGAAAATAGATTATTTACTGTTGTTGGACCAGAAGTCCCATTATCATTGGGCATAGTCGACATGTTTAATTCTTATGACTTACCCATTTTCGGTCCCACAAAAAGTGCTGCTAGACTAGAAACCAGTAAGGAATTTTCAAAGCAATTTATGAACAGCCATTCTATTCCGACTAGCGAGTTCAAAGTATTTACTGATGCTGGAAAAGCTACCGACTATGTCGAGAGGATTGACTTTAATGCAGTAATAAAAGCTGATGGACTAGCAGCAGGTAAAGGAGTTTTTGTGAGTAACAACAAAACAGAAGCCATGGACGCAATTGATCAACTATTGAACAAAAAAATATTCGGTCAGGCATCCGAAAAAATTATTGTTGAAAGGAAAATCACAGGAGAAGAGGTTTCCCTTATGGCCATTTGTGACGGAGGATCTTTCGTAATTATGGACCCCTGCAGAGATCATAAGAGAATTTTTGACGATGATTTGGGCCCTAATACAGGAGGTATGGGTAGCTACTCGCCCGTTCCTGAAATAACAGAAAATGACTTGAATTACATTTCAGATAAAGTATTCAAACCCGTTATCCACGGAATGAAGGGCGGGGGCAGTCCATATAGTGGTTTCCTGTATGCAGGCCTCATGATTGAAAAACACACGGGTAAGCCTTTTGTTTTAGAATTTAATGCGAGGATGGGCGATCCTGAGTGTCAACCACTTATGATGAGAATGCAATCCGATTTGTTTGAATACATAAAGGCAGCAGAAAAACAGTCATTGGATTCTATGCCACCTTTTGAGTGGAAGGATAAGTTTTCTACATGTGTTATTATGACATCTAAGGGATATCCCGACAAATACGAGACAGGGTACGCAATAAAAGGTTTGAACGAGTCACCTGACAATGATCTCATGATATTTCATTCTGGAACAAAACTCAACCAAGCCAATGAACTTGTCACTTCTGGAGGACGAGTATTGGGAATAACATCCTTGGGA